Proteins from one Sphingomonas sp. HF-S4 genomic window:
- a CDS encoding uracil-DNA glycosylase family protein, producing MGGEPVQDWQKLAASALEWWRDAGVDMLVEDEVRDWLARTPPPAPAALAADAVAEPVVETLPETIDAFLAWRSGDSAPEAGWHTRFFAPTGPVDAEWVVVTDVPEADDSDVLLSGPAGRLLDKMLAAVGRSRESVHVVPIAFARPLTGRIAPEDEPRLIELARHHLGLLQPKALFLLGQSASRVLDTTDGWPPSDSLRDINQFGAMTRAAVSYHPRWLLERPAVKREAWKHLLLLSRGTTE from the coding sequence ATGGGAGGGGAACCGGTTCAGGACTGGCAGAAGCTGGCAGCGAGCGCACTCGAATGGTGGCGTGACGCCGGGGTCGACATGCTCGTCGAGGACGAGGTGCGCGACTGGCTGGCGCGGACGCCGCCGCCCGCCCCGGCCGCCCTCGCCGCCGATGCCGTAGCGGAACCGGTCGTCGAAACGCTCCCCGAAACAATTGACGCTTTCCTCGCCTGGCGGTCAGGCGATTCCGCCCCCGAGGCAGGATGGCATACGCGATTCTTCGCCCCGACCGGGCCGGTCGACGCCGAATGGGTGGTGGTGACCGACGTTCCCGAGGCCGATGATTCGGACGTTCTGCTCTCCGGACCAGCCGGGCGGCTGCTCGACAAGATGCTCGCCGCGGTGGGCCGGAGCCGCGAATCGGTGCATGTCGTGCCGATCGCATTCGCGCGGCCGCTGACCGGGCGGATCGCGCCCGAAGACGAACCGCGGCTGATCGAGCTGGCGCGGCACCATCTTGGCCTGCTCCAGCCCAAGGCGTTGTTTTTGCTGGGGCAATCGGCGAGCCGTGTGCTGGACACGACGGACGGATGGCCGCCGAGCGATAGTTTACGCGACATTAACCAGTTTGGTGCGATGACGCGGGCGGCCGTGAGCTATCACCCGCGCTGGCTCCTCGAGCGGCCGGCAGTGAAGCGCGAAGCCTGGAAGCACCTACTGCTGTTGAGCCGGGGAACGACCGAGTGA
- a CDS encoding electron transfer flavoprotein-ubiquinone oxidoreductase yields MSERESMPYDVVIVGAGPSGLAAAIRLKQLAAEAGSELSVCILEKGSEVGAHILSGAVVDPRALDELLPDWRDQDCPLARTPVTENHHWILSEKGKSSFPEFLTPPFLHNKGTYTGSLGNLCRWLAARAEELGVEIFPGFAAAEILYNEDGSVKGVATGDMGVARDGTHKPDYQPGLELHAKYTFFGEGVRGHLTKQLQRQFGLCADAQPQIYGIGIKELWDVDPSQHKPGKVIHTQGWPLKEGESNGGGFLYHQADGQVALGFVVWLNYKNPYLSPFHEMQRWKTHPEIAKILKGAKRVSYGARAISDGGWQAVPKLVMPGAAIIGDSAGFLNVPRIKGTHTSMKSGMMAAEAAFAAVQAGRTSDVLDAYPEAYETSWVEKELRGVRNVAPLVKKFGDTWGTLFAGAAMWMELAGLRWPFTMKHKPDHESLWHASHAKPIEYPKPDGVLTFDRLSSVFLSNTNHEEDQPVHLTLKDPDIPIGYNLPVYAEPAQRYCPAGVYEVVGEGDGLRFQINAQNCVHCKTCDIKDPTQNINWVVPEGGGGPNYPNM; encoded by the coding sequence ATGAGCGAACGAGAGTCGATGCCGTATGACGTCGTGATCGTCGGCGCGGGCCCATCGGGGCTCGCTGCGGCGATCCGGCTCAAGCAGCTGGCGGCGGAGGCCGGGAGCGAGCTGTCGGTGTGCATCCTCGAAAAGGGCTCCGAGGTCGGCGCGCACATCCTGTCGGGCGCGGTGGTCGATCCGCGCGCGCTCGACGAACTCCTCCCCGATTGGCGCGACCAGGATTGCCCGCTCGCGCGCACTCCGGTGACCGAAAACCACCACTGGATCCTCAGCGAAAAGGGCAAGTCGAGCTTCCCCGAATTCCTCACGCCGCCCTTTCTCCACAACAAGGGCACCTATACCGGCTCGCTCGGCAACCTCTGCCGCTGGCTCGCCGCCAGGGCCGAGGAATTGGGCGTCGAGATCTTCCCCGGCTTCGCCGCTGCCGAGATCCTCTACAACGAAGATGGCAGCGTGAAGGGCGTCGCCACCGGCGACATGGGCGTCGCCCGTGACGGCACCCACAAGCCCGATTACCAGCCCGGGCTCGAGCTCCACGCCAAATACACCTTCTTCGGCGAAGGCGTTCGCGGCCACTTGACCAAGCAGCTCCAGCGCCAGTTCGGTCTGTGCGCCGACGCCCAGCCGCAGATCTACGGCATCGGCATCAAGGAGCTGTGGGACGTCGATCCTTCGCAGCACAAGCCCGGCAAGGTCATCCACACCCAGGGCTGGCCGCTCAAGGAAGGCGAGTCCAACGGCGGCGGCTTCCTCTATCACCAGGCCGATGGCCAGGTCGCATTGGGCTTCGTCGTCTGGCTCAACTACAAGAACCCCTATCTCTCGCCCTTCCACGAGATGCAGCGCTGGAAGACCCATCCCGAGATCGCGAAGATCCTGAAAGGCGCCAAGCGCGTCTCCTACGGCGCTCGCGCGATCAGCGACGGCGGCTGGCAGGCGGTCCCGAAGCTGGTGATGCCCGGCGCGGCGATCATCGGCGACAGCGCCGGCTTCCTCAACGTGCCCCGGATCAAGGGCACGCACACCTCGATGAAGTCGGGCATGATGGCCGCCGAAGCCGCCTTCGCCGCGGTTCAGGCCGGCCGCACCAGCGACGTGCTCGACGCCTATCCAGAGGCGTACGAGACCAGCTGGGTCGAGAAGGAACTGCGCGGTGTCCGCAACGTCGCGCCGCTGGTCAAGAAGTTCGGCGATACCTGGGGCACCTTGTTCGCCGGCGCGGCGATGTGGATGGAACTGGCCGGGTTGCGCTGGCCCTTCACGATGAAGCACAAGCCCGATCACGAGAGCCTGTGGCACGCCAGCCACGCCAAACCGATCGAATACCCCAAGCCCGACGGCGTGCTGACCTTCGATCGCTTGTCCTCGGTGTTCCTGTCGAACACCAATCACGAGGAGGACCAGCCGGTCCATCTGACGCTCAAGGATCCCGATATCCCGATCGGCTACAATCTGCCCGTATACGCCGAGCCGGCCCAGCGTTACTGTCCCGCGGGTGTGTACGAGGTCGTTGGAGAAGGCGATGGCCTGCGCTTCCAGATCAACGCGCAGAATTGCGTCCACTGCAAGACCTGCGACATCAAGGACCCCACCCAGAACATCAACTGGGTGGTCCCCGAAGGCGGCGGCGGTCCCAATTATCCGAACATGTAG
- a CDS encoding tetratricopeptide repeat protein, translated as MRGGGFEEAARRVAPLYPSPSSARQKAAKLRYPLPYQGERKVWTKFRYALGLALLFAAAPATAQTAFDPSGYVRARAADDAGAAHVAAAGYAEALAAAPDDATVALRAYRQALAAGDYTLASRAGAVLVRAGGAPPDTALLALAVALRSGDAAGAGRAVEAIARGPFDFLAPSLRAWLAFDRGEDGVALLDAAPGDALARRYTRRHRALLLIAAKRTDEAMAALAADLATADRDDTRIDAALLLARVDKREPARRLLAADRPDFERLRKKLPKRTRPDAAFGASRMFLELAVEVADEEMAQLSILLTRAALLLDPRDDRARLFLAEALSQGGSHDLALSILAEVGRHSPFVRGAASGRIAVLRRADRLPEALQLAQTMAQGSEATRADAETLGDLLADQGRDDLAAAAYAAGLKDEGATDWRLHYLHGRALDRAGRWDEALPALQRAVTLGPEQAPALKYLGTAWIARGENLTAAQTLLERARSLAPDDAEIADSLAWAYYQRGDVARALPMLERAVRDDPAAARANEHLGDAYWRLGRHYEARYAWRAAALTAENDAPARLEAKLANGLKPQPN; from the coding sequence GTGAGGGGGGGCGGCTTCGAAGAAGCCGCGCGGCGCGTCGCGCCGCTCTACCCCTCTCCAAGCTCCGCTAGGCAGAAAGCTGCCAAGCTTCGCTATCCTCTCCCCTATCAAGGGGAGAGGAAGGTTTGGACTAAATTTCGATACGCCCTAGGCCTCGCGCTGCTGTTCGCGGCAGCCCCGGCAACTGCCCAGACGGCCTTCGATCCGAGCGGCTATGTCCGTGCCCGCGCCGCCGATGACGCGGGTGCCGCGCACGTCGCCGCGGCGGGCTATGCCGAGGCGCTCGCCGCCGCGCCCGACGACGCCACCGTCGCGCTGCGCGCCTATCGCCAGGCGCTCGCCGCGGGCGACTACACGCTCGCCAGCCGCGCCGGCGCGGTGCTGGTCCGGGCCGGCGGGGCGCCGCCCGACACTGCCTTGCTCGCGCTAGCAGTCGCGCTGCGCAGCGGCGACGCGGCGGGCGCGGGCCGCGCGGTCGAGGCGATCGCCCGGGGGCCCTTCGATTTCCTCGCCCCCTCGCTGCGCGCCTGGCTCGCCTTCGATCGCGGCGAGGACGGCGTCGCGCTGCTCGATGCCGCCCCCGGCGACGCGCTTGCACGCCGCTACACCCGCCGCCATCGCGCGCTGCTGCTGATCGCCGCGAAGCGCACCGACGAGGCGATGGCCGCGCTTGCCGCCGACCTCGCCACCGCCGATCGCGACGACACGCGCATCGATGCGGCGCTGCTGCTCGCCCGCGTCGACAAGCGCGAGCCCGCCCGGCGACTGCTCGCCGCCGACCGCCCCGATTTCGAACGCCTTCGGAAAAAGCTCCCCAAGCGCACCCGGCCCGACGCCGCATTCGGCGCCTCGCGCATGTTCCTCGAACTCGCGGTCGAAGTCGCCGACGAAGAGATGGCGCAGCTCTCGATCCTGCTCACGCGCGCCGCGCTGCTGCTCGATCCGCGCGACGACCGCGCGCGCCTTTTCCTTGCCGAGGCGCTGTCGCAGGGTGGATCGCACGATCTCGCCCTCTCGATCCTCGCCGAGGTCGGCAGGCATAGCCCCTTCGTCCGCGGTGCCGCCTCAGGACGGATCGCGGTGCTGCGCCGCGCCGATCGCCTGCCCGAGGCGCTGCAACTCGCCCAGACGATGGCGCAGGGGAGCGAGGCCACCCGCGCCGATGCCGAGACGCTCGGCGACCTGCTTGCCGACCAGGGGCGCGACGATCTCGCCGCCGCGGCCTATGCCGCCGGACTCAAGGACGAAGGCGCGACCGACTGGCGGCTCCACTATCTCCACGGCCGCGCGCTCGATCGCGCCGGCCGCTGGGACGAAGCCTTGCCCGCGCTCCAGCGCGCAGTGACGCTCGGCCCCGAACAGGCGCCCGCGCTCAAATATCTCGGCACCGCCTGGATCGCCCGCGGCGAGAATCTCACCGCGGCCCAGACGCTGCTCGAACGGGCGCGATCGCTCGCCCCCGACGATGCCGAGATCGCCGATTCGCTCGCCTGGGCCTATTACCAGCGCGGCGACGTCGCCCGCGCGCTGCCCATGCTCGAGCGCGCGGTGCGCGACGATCCCGCCGCCGCGCGCGCCAACGAGCATCTCGGCGACGCCTATTGGCGGCTCGGCCGCCACTATGAGGCGCGCTATGCGTGGCGCGCCGCCGCGCTCACTGCCGAGAACGACGCCCCCGCACGGCTCGAAGCCAAGCTCGCCAACGGATTGAAGCCGCAGCCCAATTGA
- a CDS encoding 4-(cytidine 5'-diphospho)-2-C-methyl-D-erythritol kinase — MITEIARAKLNLALHVRARRPDGYHELETLFAFVEHGDVLRIVPADAPSFRITGPFSGALAGEGDNLVTRAAARFAAIFGGGAHSIELEKHLPVASGIGGGSADAAATLRALARLHHVALDDPKLFEIADALGSDVPACLLGRTAIGKGRGEQLETVPGMPGTPVLLVNPGVAVSTAQVFARWDGQDRGPLGSDPLAGRNDLESPARAIAPVIGDVLETLAAQPGVTLTRMSGSGATCFALFESEAARGNAAAAIVRSVWWCVQTRLT; from the coding sequence ATGATCACCGAAATCGCCCGCGCCAAGCTCAACCTGGCGCTCCACGTCCGCGCCCGCCGCCCCGATGGCTATCACGAGCTCGAAACCCTGTTCGCGTTCGTCGAGCATGGCGACGTGCTGCGCATCGTCCCGGCCGACGCCCCCAGCTTCCGCATCACCGGCCCCTTCTCCGGTGCGCTGGCCGGGGAGGGCGACAACCTCGTCACCCGCGCCGCCGCGCGCTTCGCCGCGATTTTCGGCGGGGGCGCCCACTCGATCGAACTGGAGAAGCATCTGCCCGTCGCCTCGGGCATCGGCGGCGGCTCGGCCGATGCCGCCGCGACGCTCCGCGCGCTCGCCAGGCTTCACCATGTCGCGCTCGACGACCCGAAGCTGTTCGAGATCGCCGACGCCCTCGGCTCGGATGTCCCCGCCTGCCTGCTCGGCAGGACCGCGATCGGCAAGGGCAGGGGCGAGCAGCTCGAAACCGTCCCCGGCATGCCCGGCACCCCGGTGTTGCTGGTAAATCCCGGCGTCGCGGTCTCGACGGCGCAGGTCTTCGCCCGCTGGGACGGCCAGGACCGCGGCCCGCTGGGATCCGATCCGCTGGCGGGCCGCAACGACCTCGAATCCCCCGCCCGCGCGATTGCTCCGGTGATCGGCGACGTGCTGGAGACGCTCGCCGCCCAGCCCGGCGTCACCCTCACCCGCATGTCCGGCTCGGGCGCCACCTGCTTCGCGCTGTTCGAGAGTGAGGCGGCTCGTGGCAATGCTGCTGCCGCCATCGTACGGTCGGTTTGGTGGTGCGTACAGACCCGGCTGACCTGA
- the recA gene encoding recombinase RecA has translation MAATLKVIDGNMAVSTDKQKALDAALAQIDRAFGKGSAMRLGSKETMQVEAISTGSLGLDIALGVGGLPRGRVIEVYGPESSGKTTLALHVIAEAQKNGGTAAFVDAEHALDPVYAKKLGVNIDELIVSQPDTGEQALEIVDTLVRSNAIDVLVVDSVAALVPRAEIEGEMGDSHVGLQARLMSQSLRKLTGSISRSRCMVIFINQLRMKIGVMYGNPETTTGGNALKFYASVRLDIRRTGQIKDRDEIIGNATRVKVVKNKVAPPFKQVEFDIMYGQGISKIGEILDLGVKAGIVEKSGAWFSYDSIRIGQGRENSKTFLKENPELCTRLETAIRARTDQVAEGLMAGPEPEDDL, from the coding sequence ATGGCAGCTACCCTCAAGGTGATCGACGGCAACATGGCAGTATCCACGGACAAGCAGAAGGCGCTCGACGCCGCATTGGCGCAGATCGATCGCGCCTTCGGCAAGGGCAGCGCGATGCGCCTGGGCTCGAAGGAGACGATGCAGGTCGAGGCGATCTCGACCGGCTCGCTCGGGCTCGATATCGCACTGGGCGTCGGCGGGCTGCCGCGCGGCCGCGTCATCGAAGTCTATGGGCCCGAAAGCTCGGGCAAGACCACGCTCGCGCTCCACGTCATCGCCGAGGCACAGAAGAACGGGGGCACTGCCGCGTTCGTCGATGCCGAGCACGCGCTCGACCCGGTCTATGCCAAGAAGCTCGGGGTCAATATCGACGAGCTGATTGTCTCTCAGCCCGATACCGGCGAACAGGCGCTCGAGATCGTCGATACGCTCGTCCGCTCGAATGCGATCGACGTGCTCGTGGTCGATTCGGTCGCCGCGCTGGTGCCGCGTGCCGAAATCGAAGGCGAGATGGGCGACAGCCATGTCGGCCTCCAGGCGCGACTGATGTCGCAGTCGCTGCGGAAGCTAACCGGTTCGATCAGCCGCTCGCGCTGCATGGTGATCTTCATCAACCAGCTGCGCATGAAGATTGGCGTGATGTACGGCAACCCCGAGACAACGACGGGCGGTAACGCCTTGAAATTCTATGCTTCTGTCCGTCTCGACATCCGTCGCACCGGCCAGATCAAGGACCGCGACGAGATCATCGGCAACGCCACCCGCGTCAAGGTGGTCAAGAACAAGGTCGCGCCGCCGTTCAAGCAGGTCGAATTCGACATCATGTACGGCCAGGGCATCTCCAAGATCGGCGAGATCCTCGATCTAGGGGTCAAGGCGGGGATCGTCGAAAAGTCGGGCGCGTGGTTCAGCTATGACAGCATCCGCATCGGCCAGGGCCGCGAAAATTCGAAGACCTTCCTCAAGGAAAATCCCGAGCTCTGCACGCGGCTCGAAACCGCGATCCGCGCGCGCACCGATCAGGTTGCCGAGGGGCTGATGGCCGGCCCCGAGCCCGAGGACGATCTCTGA
- a CDS encoding glutathione S-transferase family protein: MIIVHHLENSRSQRVLWLLEELGLPYAVKRYERNKATMLAPPELRAIHPLGKSPVIEDDGVVVAETGAIVEYLVEKADGRLGAPAHREDALRYRHFLHYAEGSLMPPLFTKLVLSRVPLLGKVAQKKFQPMVDVHLDYVESELAARPWFAGKDMTAADVMMSFPLEAAVSRANATEGRPHLAAWLQKVHARPAYQAALKAGGPYAYA, from the coding sequence ATGATCATCGTCCATCACCTCGAAAATTCGCGCTCGCAGCGCGTCCTCTGGCTGCTCGAGGAGCTCGGCCTGCCGTACGCGGTCAAGCGCTATGAGCGGAACAAGGCGACCATGCTCGCCCCGCCCGAGCTGCGCGCCATCCACCCGCTCGGCAAGTCGCCGGTGATCGAGGATGACGGCGTCGTGGTGGCCGAGACCGGGGCGATCGTCGAATATCTGGTCGAGAAGGCCGATGGCCGGCTCGGCGCCCCGGCGCACCGCGAGGATGCGCTGCGCTATCGCCACTTCCTCCATTATGCCGAGGGCTCGCTGATGCCGCCCTTGTTCACCAAGCTGGTGCTCAGCCGCGTGCCGTTGCTCGGCAAGGTCGCGCAGAAGAAGTTCCAGCCGATGGTCGACGTCCATCTCGACTATGTCGAGTCCGAGCTCGCCGCGCGCCCGTGGTTCGCCGGCAAGGACATGACCGCTGCCGACGTGATGATGAGCTTTCCGCTCGAAGCCGCGGTGTCCCGCGCCAACGCCACTGAGGGACGCCCCCATCTCGCCGCCTGGCTCCAGAAGGTCCACGCCCGCCCGGCCTACCAGGCCGCGCTCAAGGCCGGCGGCCCCTATGCCTATGCTTGA
- a CDS encoding pectate lyase produces the protein MRRLLVKALGLMLAASLALPAAAAPDKRQIADTMKRATRFMVEKVAVNGGYVWSYLPDMSRRWGEMEAFPTMIWVQPPGTATMGHLYLDAYHATGDPYYYEAAEKAANALIAIQHPSGGWHYFGDFGGAASRKRWYDTIGRNAWRLEEFQHDWGNATFDDAGTSESMQFLLRLYVEKHDPKYRPALDKALNFVLDSQYPIGGWPQRYPLKSDFSHHGKPDYTGFITFNDDVAGENIQFLLYAYQALGSDPRIHDALIRAMNVFLVTQQAAPQAGWGLQYTLDLKPVGARTYEPDALVTHTTASNIKQLLRFYQLTGDRKFLARVPEALAWLDSVRLPADQVKNGRAYPSFIEIGTNRPLYVHRRGSNVVNGEYYADYDPANTITHYSSFRAIDVPALRRAYDKLAAADPAEVVKGSPLRTSQPLPRYFLVEEVETSDLNTAGGKRAPEALVKSLNPAGWWPTELKATSNPYAGDGARTPAPGDFSRTKVGDKTDTSPFETDNPVIGISTGTYIENMKVLIAALRQ, from the coding sequence ATGCGGCGATTGCTGGTGAAGGCACTCGGACTGATGCTTGCGGCGAGCCTCGCGCTCCCTGCCGCAGCCGCGCCGGACAAGCGCCAGATCGCCGACACCATGAAGCGCGCCACCCGCTTCATGGTCGAGAAGGTCGCCGTCAACGGCGGCTATGTCTGGTCCTACCTTCCCGACATGTCACGCCGCTGGGGGGAGATGGAGGCCTTCCCGACGATGATCTGGGTCCAGCCGCCCGGCACCGCGACGATGGGGCATCTCTATCTCGACGCGTACCACGCCACCGGCGACCCCTATTATTACGAAGCGGCCGAGAAGGCCGCAAACGCGCTGATCGCGATCCAGCACCCCAGCGGCGGCTGGCATTATTTCGGCGATTTCGGCGGCGCGGCCTCGCGGAAGCGCTGGTACGATACGATTGGCCGCAACGCCTGGCGGCTCGAGGAATTCCAGCACGATTGGGGCAACGCCACCTTCGACGATGCCGGCACCTCGGAATCGATGCAGTTCCTGCTGCGCCTCTATGTCGAGAAGCACGATCCGAAATACCGCCCCGCACTCGACAAGGCGCTGAACTTCGTCCTCGACAGCCAGTACCCGATCGGCGGCTGGCCGCAGCGCTACCCGCTCAAGAGCGACTTCAGCCATCACGGCAAGCCCGACTATACCGGCTTCATCACCTTCAACGACGATGTCGCGGGTGAGAACATCCAGTTCCTGCTCTATGCCTATCAGGCGCTGGGCAGCGATCCGCGCATCCACGACGCACTGATCCGCGCGATGAACGTCTTCCTGGTGACGCAGCAGGCCGCACCCCAGGCCGGCTGGGGACTGCAATACACGCTCGACCTCAAGCCCGTAGGCGCGCGCACCTACGAGCCCGACGCGCTGGTCACCCACACCACCGCGTCGAACATCAAGCAGTTGCTGCGCTTCTATCAGCTGACCGGCGACCGGAAGTTCCTCGCGCGCGTGCCAGAGGCGCTCGCCTGGCTCGACTCGGTCCGGCTGCCGGCGGACCAGGTGAAGAACGGCCGCGCCTATCCCAGCTTCATCGAGATCGGCACCAATCGCCCGCTCTATGTCCACCGCCGCGGATCGAACGTGGTCAACGGCGAATATTATGCCGATTACGACCCGGCCAATACGATCACCCATTACAGCTCGTTCCGTGCAATCGACGTGCCAGCGCTGCGGCGCGCTTATGACAAGCTGGCCGCCGCGGACCCCGCGGAGGTCGTCAAGGGCTCGCCGCTGCGCACCTCGCAGCCGCTGCCGCGCTATTTCCTGGTGGAGGAAGTCGAGACCTCCGATCTCAACACGGCCGGCGGCAAGCGCGCGCCCGAGGCGCTGGTCAAGTCGCTCAACCCCGCGGGCTGGTGGCCGACCGAGCTCAAGGCGACGAGCAATCCCTATGCCGGCGATGGCGCCCGCACGCCGGCACCGGGCGACTTCAGCCGTACCAAGGTCGGCGACAAGACCGACACCTCGCCCTTCGAGACCGACAACCCGGTGATCGGCATCTCGACCGGCACCTATATCGAGAACATGAAGGTGCTGATCGCCGCGCTACGCCAATAG
- a CDS encoding N-succinylarginine dihydrolase translates to MSGGDTRFVEINFDGIIGPSHNYAGLSPGNLAATRNRGLTAYPRAAALQGIAKMRANLRLGLTQGILLPHARPDHAWLASLATEYADAAPHLQAQAMSASAMWAANAATVSPALDTGDGRCHLTVANLATMPHRSHEWPETLAQLRIAFAHPGFAVHAPVPAPFGDEGAANHMRLAAAHDAPGVEVFVYGISGGPFPARQHPDASYAVARRHGLNPARTLFVQQSEEAIAAGAFHNDVVAVANGRVLFAHEHAFADKARFYADLRAALPEVEIVEVPAAQVSLADAIASYLFNAQLVTLPSGETALIIPEEARETPSVWAWLQDHLAGNGPIRRVEVVDVRQSMANGGGPACLRLRVVADPATIDPRFLVDEARLDLIAAVIEAHWPEAIEAHTIGDAALVARVEAARRALFETLGTVELIDR, encoded by the coding sequence ATGTCGGGCGGTGACACGCGGTTCGTGGAAATCAACTTCGACGGCATCATCGGCCCCAGCCACAACTATGCCGGCCTGAGCCCGGGCAACCTCGCCGCGACCCGCAATCGCGGGCTGACCGCATACCCGCGCGCCGCCGCGCTGCAGGGCATCGCCAAGATGCGGGCCAACCTGCGCCTCGGGCTGACCCAGGGCATCCTACTCCCCCACGCCCGTCCCGACCACGCCTGGCTCGCCAGCCTCGCCACGGAGTACGCCGACGCCGCCCCGCACCTCCAGGCCCAGGCGATGTCCGCCTCGGCGATGTGGGCCGCCAACGCCGCCACGGTGTCGCCCGCGCTCGACACTGGCGACGGTCGCTGCCACCTGACCGTCGCCAACCTGGCGACGATGCCGCATCGCAGCCACGAATGGCCCGAGACGTTGGCCCAACTCCGAATCGCCTTCGCCCACCCCGGCTTCGCGGTCCACGCCCCCGTCCCCGCCCCGTTCGGCGACGAGGGCGCGGCCAACCATATGCGGCTCGCCGCCGCGCACGACGCGCCCGGCGTCGAGGTCTTCGTCTACGGGATCAGCGGCGGCCCCTTCCCCGCGCGCCAGCATCCTGACGCCAGCTATGCCGTCGCCCGTCGCCACGGGCTCAATCCGGCGCGCACCTTGTTCGTCCAGCAGTCCGAAGAGGCGATCGCCGCCGGCGCGTTCCACAACGATGTCGTCGCGGTCGCCAATGGCCGCGTGCTGTTCGCGCACGAGCACGCCTTTGCCGACAAGGCGCGCTTTTATGCCGATCTCCGCGCTGCGCTGCCCGAAGTCGAGATCGTCGAAGTCCCCGCTGCGCAGGTCAGCCTTGCCGACGCGATCGCGTCCTATCTGTTCAACGCCCAACTGGTGACGCTGCCCTCGGGCGAGACCGCGCTGATCATCCCCGAGGAAGCCCGTGAGACGCCGAGCGTCTGGGCGTGGCTCCAGGACCATCTCGCCGGCAATGGCCCGATCCGCCGCGTCGAAGTGGTCGATGTCCGCCAATCGATGGCCAATGGCGGCGGCCCCGCCTGCCTGCGGCTGCGCGTCGTCGCCGATCCCGCCACGATCGACCCGCGCTTCCTTGTCGACGAAGCCCGGCTCGATCTGATCGCTGCCGTGATCGAGGCGCACTGGCCCGAGGCGATCGAGGCCCACACGATCGGCGATGCCGCCCTGGTCGCGCGAGTCGAGGCCGCGCGCCGCGCGCTGTTCGAGACGCTCGGCACTGTCGAATTAATTGACAGGTAA